TGATGCACATCGCTTTTACGAAGAAAAAATGGAATATGATAAAGTGAGTTATGTATTCAAAAAAGAGCTTTAAATGATAAAAGGTGAGAGGAGGCATCATTTGCCCGCTTTCACCTTTTTTCTAAGCCATTCATTCTCATTGAAATCGTACAATCCCTGCAAGAAGGTTCATACATGCCCTTATGTAGATTCTTTTCAGATGGACGCTCTGCTTTCAGATAAATATCCTCATACAGCTCCATCCACTTATTACACTTGCTGCACTTCAACCTTCTGGAAATACGACTCATCCTTTCGACGCTGCAATGTCATCTCACTAATACGTCATTAGTTAATTCCCTAATTAAACCCCTTTATAACACTTTTTGAATAATTATTTTAAAAAACGGAAAAATAATGTTGAATGGAGGGATGATGATGGAAGAAGTGTCAAAGAATGACTCAGTTGAGCAGCGTCAGAAAAAAGCACGTGGACAGGATATTGAGCCGCAGCGGGATCCTGAGAAGCCTGCTCACACAAAAAGCGCTGACAATAACAGGTAACTTGAAGAGCCTGCAGGAGGGCTCTTTTTTCGTTTACAAAAATGTTACATAGAAAAGGACATCTGCAGTGTGCAAAAGCGCGCCAATTTGCTAAAATTAGACATTAAAGGTGCAGACCTGCTTAAAAGTCTGGAGCCTGACTTCAGGAAAGGAAGACCCTTGCATGGCATTCTTTTTATTAATGGCATTAGCCGGTATACCGCTATTTTTAGCGATTTCTTTATTATTTTATTCACGATCAACAAATACAAAAGCATTTTCTGTCTTTCTCTTACTGATCTCATTTTGGCAAATGGGCATCGCATTTTTATATAGCCAGGATGTTTTTTCACTTACAGTCATTGACTCGTTTTTTAGATTTTTCAGAGCGGGACCTATCTTCCTGATGCCGGTCATGTACATTCTCGGCATTATTATGGTTAAGCAAAACCCTGAACTAACAGGATTTCATAAAATATTTAAAATCAGAGGATTGATCGTCCTCTTTGTAATTAGTATGACCGCTTATGTCATTAATTTTACGGACGCGGGAATTAATGGCTATATTTTTGTACAGGATGGTATGTATTCCCCTGAGCATATGATGCCGTTATATGGGAATCTGAATATAACGTTTATGATCAATATACTGCTTATCATTACGAATACCGTACTGTTCGCTTTCGCTGCAAGCCGGATTCATAACCGGATACTCAGAATCTTTTATCTGCAAATCGGTATTGGTGCCATATTTATTTTTCTAAATGGTGTCATTAGCGGATTTACGCCGCTGCCATTATATTTTTCAAGTTTTAATTCGATTATTATTGCACTACTGCTTTTTCTGGCATATGTACGTATGCAATCTGTCATGCTGATCCAGGCCAACGGCAATCTGGCAAGACAGCGCACTCTGCTAGAAAAGATTATGGATATTAACCCGAACTATCTTGCAGTGATCGATCAGAACAATCAGATCATCCGGCTGAATGACTCAATCTGCAGGCTCCTGTCCGTAACAAAAGATCAGTTGACACGTCAGGACTTATCTGCGCTACTTGCCATACGCGAATTGAATCCTGAGAAGGACAGAATGCTGACGCGCTCAGGTGAAATACGTTATGTGAAATGGAGCTTTGAAACAATAGAACTTGATAGTCAGGAAGTCTACACTCTCTTTATCGGCGTTGACTTCACTGAGCAAAAACAGAATGAACAGCTGCTACTTGATTCTGAAAAATCCAAGGTTGTTGGTGAACTCGCAGCAAGTATTGCTCATGAAATCCGCAATCCGCTGACAACCGTCAGAGGTTTGATCCAGCTTGCCAAAGAAAAAACGGACGACCCAAAACTTGAGAATATTATTTTAGATGAAATTGACCGGATTGTGGAAGTATTAAAAGAACTCCTCCTTCTTGCCCGTCCTGAAGCTAAAAACGAGCAGGAAGGTTATAAGGAAATCATCAATGTCGCAGAGGAACTTGAAAATATACACTTTCTCTACCAATCAGTCGCAATTCGGGAGAATAAATTTATTTCAATTGAAAATCTATTAACATCAAACGGCCTGCTTGATATACAGAAGTCACACTTCAAACAAATCATGATCAACTTTCTGAAAAACAGCCTTGAAGCAACCGTACCGGAAAGCAAAATTAAAATCAAAGTCGACAGCATCGACGGGAAAATACGGATCCGCATTATCGACAACGGCAAAGGCATTCCAAAATCCCGCCTATCAAGAATTGGGGAACCTTACTACACAACAAAAGAAAAAGGTACCGGTATTGGGATGGCCGTCTGCTTCAAATTGATTAAAGACCATCACGGTGAAATCGACGTCAACAGTAAAGTCAACTGGGGAACGACCATTACCGTCACATTCCCTGCCGTACTAAGCAGTCAGGTAACTGAAGCAATTTAAAAAATCCAGGAGTTGAAAAATCAGCTCCTGGATTTTTTATCCTGTATAAACATCTTCTTTTGCATAACGAACCTTATCCGGCTTGATCACAGCCAATGAAAACGCAAGCGTAATCGGCCCCACTCTGCCAAGAAACATCATTACAATAATAATTAATTTACCCGGCACACTCAACTCAGCGGTAATTCCCATCGAAAGACCAACTGTTCCAAATGCTGAAAATACCTCAAATGCAACTTCTAAAAACGGAAGCTGCGGATCCGTCAGTGTCAGTCCAAGCAGACAGACGAAAACAGTCATAAAGCCTGCAAAAGTAATCGCGAACGCTCTGATCACAATATTATTTTTAATGGTACGCCCAAACACTGCCACTTCACTCTTATTTTGCAAAAAAGTAATAAACGTCAGCAAAATAATAATCGCAGTCGTCAGCTTAATCCCACTTCCCGTCGAACCACTTCCTGCACCGATAAACATCAGTGCCATCATAAATAAAATTGATGAATCTTCCATACTTCCAATATCAAGAGAATTAAAGCCTGCGGTTCTCGTAGTAACCCCCTGAAAGTAAGAAGCCCAAAGCTGATCAATCAAAGGCATACCGCCAATCGTAGCAGGATTACCATACTCCGAGAAAAATATAAACAGCAGCGCCACAGTGTTAATTACAAGTGTTCCAATAATCATCAGCTTAGAATGCAGCGTCAGCTTTTTAAATTGCGGCTTTTTATAAACATCAACCAGCACCGTAAAGCCAAGCCCGCCTAAAATAAATAAACCAGTGATAACCAGATTAATCACCGGGTCACCAACATACCCCATCAGATTATCAGACCATAATGAAAAGCCCGCGTTATTAAATGCCGATATAGAATGAAATAAACTGACGTGCAGCCCTTCTCTCCAGCCATATTCAGGTACCCATACCGTTGCAAGCAAAATCATTCCAGCAAGCTCAATCACAAGGGAGAAAATAAACAACGACAGTACAAGGCGTACAACCCCACCAATCGATGTCTGACTCAGCGCCTCCTGAATCAGCAGCCTTTCTTTCAGCGTAATCTTTTTCCTCAGAAAAAGAATCACCAGTACAGCAAACGTCATAAAACCAAGCCCGCCAACCTGGATCAATATCATAATCACTGCCTCACCAAAAAGCGTAAACACAGTGCCCGTATCAACCGTTACAAGCCCGGTCACCGTAGTGGCAGACGTCGCTGTAAAAAAGGCATTTAACCAGGTAATCCCGTCATATGTCGACACCGGTAACTTTAATAAAAGCGTACCAATCAATATCGTCAAACCAAAGCCCGCCATCAAAAACTGCGGTGGTGACAACTGCACCCTCTTCAACTTCATCACAGCGCCTCGATTCCATCTTAATGACGATAAAATACTCCTGATGGCAGGCACTGTCAATAGGAGGGAAATGGATAAAATTTCTTCACCGTACAAAAAAAGTGCCCCCCAATGGACAATGGGGAGCCAAACTAGCATAAAGGTGATGTCGTCATGGTTCACAAACCGTTGACTGTTTTTTCTATACCCGGATTTTTGTTTTGAGAAACTAAGTTTTTAAGGGACCCGTCACACTGGGGACGGAGTTAAGTGGTTCATTTTTAGAATGATTCTAAAAGTGGAACACACAACTTGATGTGACCCCCAAAAGTTAGAGTTTTTATTAAGCAGCCATTTGGCTGGTATGCAGACGATATTGAACTGGACTCATGCCAGCCAACTTTTGTTTGATTCGATCATGGTTGTAATAATGGATATACGTTTCAATATCTTTTTTAAGTTCTTCGTATGTGCGTAACTTCTCTCCATAATACATTTCCTGTTTTAGTAAACCAAAAAAGTTCTCCATAAGGGCATTGTCGATACAATTTCCTTTTCGGGACATACTTTGAAATACCTTTTGCCCTTTCAGGGCCTTGACCCATGTATAGTGCTGATAATGCCATCCTTGATCAGAGTGAATAGTTGTACGGTATTTTGCATACTTTACAAGGTTCAGAGCTTCTTCTAATGGTTTCATAACGAAATCCAATGTCGGATGTTGACTGACGCCAAATGAAATCACTTCACTATTATGCATATCCAGGATAGGGCTCAGGTACAACTTTCCGCCACCTAAGCATTTGAATTCAGTAATATCGGTTGCCAGCTTTTGAAGAGGATGAGCTGTTTGAAAACGGCGATTCAACCTGTTCTTGGCCACGTTACCTACGGTACCTTTGTAAGAGCTATAGCTTCTAGATTTCCTTCTGAACTTTAAGCCTTTTAAGCCAAGCTTTTTCATAATCCGTTGAACCTTTTTATGATTGATGATCAGCCCGTCACTCTTTAGTGCCGCCTGGACTCGACGGTACCCATAGTTGCCATTGTGGGCATCGAAGATGAATCGAATCTGATCTTCAAGCTCCTGATCCGGATTAACATCATGCATCCGTTTAATATGATAATGATAGGAAGCTTCAGGAATGCCTACAACCATTAATACATCCTTTAGTCTGAATGTTTCTTTGAGTTCGAACGATAGCGCTGCTTGTGCTTTTCGAGATAGTTGTTCGGATCCTTCTGAAAAGCTTTTAACTTTTTTAAATAAGCAACCTCAAGACGTAATAACTCGTTTTCTCTCTCTAATTCTTTTTCTCTGTTAGACGCTTCATTTTGATTAGAGGCTGTCTCGTTTTGACCATTCTTCTTTTTATCTGACATGGTTGATTGTCCTCTCGGGTTCTCTAGTGCTTCATAACCCCCTTCAAGGAACTTTTTCTTCCATTCGCCAATTAACGATGGGTTCGTTAGTCTAAATTGAAGGGCTGTTTCAGTTTGGGAAGCACCTGTTCTGTCCATAAAGCTTATTACATCCAGTTTAAATTGAACAGAATAAAATGCCTTTTTCTTTTTCTTTAACCCTTCTTCACCAAAGTGCCGATAGATATTCACCCAATTAAAGATCTGCGTTTTAGATTGAATACCATGCTTACGTGCTAAAATTCTAATACCATGAGGACCGTTCAAATATTCTTTCACAATCATCAATTTAAACTTCTCATTGTATTTAACCAAATAAATGCACCCCTAAAGTTAGTTTTTGAACTCTAACTTTAGGGGTGCACCACAACTCCGTCCCCAGTGAGTCATTTTTGTAATCATTCCAACCTACTCCCCAAAAACCCTCACAAACTTCGTAAACCCATCAATAAACTTATCAATCTGCTTCTCAGTCGCTTCATCTGTCAGGCGCCCTGATTCCGGATCGATTTTATCCTGATAGCGGCTTGCGATGATTTTAGGATTGGTCATGATATTGGCGTTCATATTAGTAAGAATCTGACGCACCTGCATTTGTGATAGTGCGGTGCCGACGTTCCCATTTGATGCACCGGCAATTGCGACCGGCAGATTTTTGATTGAGAATTCCTTTGGTGATCGCGATGCCCAGTCCAGTGCGTTTTTCAGTCCACCTGGTATTCCTGCGTTGTATTCAGGTGTGACAATCAGCACACCATCTGCTTCATTCAGCTTTTTACGGAATGACCTGACTGAATAAGGATTTTCCGCTGCTTCAAGGTCTTCATTAAAGAGTGGCAGCTCCCCGATCTCAGCCTCTTTTATATGCCATTTTCCCTCTGACTGGCGGATGATTTCATTCATCAGCTTGCGGTTCAGTGAATCTTTTCTAAGGCTGCCGCACAGCGCGACAATCACTGGTAATGACTCCATATGCTCAACCCTTTCCAAAGACATGTTTCTCTTATTGTAAAAGAGCATGGATGATTTTACATGTTTAAATGTTATTCATTATGTATTTCAACGGATTCTCTCCTGTCAGCAGTCCAACTCATTAAGTAATTGAGCCCTGTCAGAAGTAAACCAGAGATCCCCATCGCAATCGCAAGCCATAACTCGTTCAGGTAAATATAACAGGCAAGTCCGATACAACCGAAAATGATAAGCAGAAGGCTCCTCTCTTCTTCCTTGGTCAGAATCAGTCCCCACAAAGTAACTAGTGAGCCAAGAAGAACGATTTGCAAAAGCCTTTGCAAATTAAAATCAAGATAAATTTCCAGAAAAGGCGCAATGACACTAATAATGATTCCTCCAAAACCCTGAATCCATTTCCCCGCTTTCTCCATTCCACTCCTCCTTTTCAACCAAATTGTTCCTTATGGGTGAATCATACCATTATAAGTTGTTTTTTCAATAATCAGTTTTCATCTGCTCAGATCGGGTAAATCTGGAAATAGACATCCTTTTAAAAAGGTCACGGACATTCTATTCATTCTGGAGGTTTTAATATGAAGGCAGTTACATTTCAAGGTACGAAGAAGATGAAGGTCAAAGAAGTCCCGGATGCGAAGCTGCAGGAGCGGGATGATATTCTCGTACGTATTACCTCAACAGCGATTTGCGGATCCGATCTACATATTTACCAGGGCGCCCTCCCTGCTCATAAAGATTATGTCATCGGCCACGAGCCAATGGGCATTGTAGAAGAAGCCGGACCTGACGTAACAAGTGTAAAAAAAGGCGACCGCGTTGTCATTCCATTCAACATTTCATGCGGCGAATGCTACTTCTGCCAAAATGACTTTGAAAGTCAGTGTGATAACTCCAATCCGAACCCGTCACTTGATACAGGCGGCTACTTCGGATTCACTGAGCGCTACGGCAATCATCCGGGTGGACAGGCTGAATACCTGCGCGTGCCTTATGGAAACTTTATGCCGCTGAAAATTCCTGAATCTGTTGAACTTGAAGATGAGGCCCTGCTCTTTATGTCAGACGTTCTGCCGACAGCCCTTTGGAGTGTTGAAAACGCCGGGGTTAAAAAAGGCAGTACAGTCGCTGTACTCGGCTGCGGCCCAATCGGCCTGATGGCGCAGAAGTTCGCCTGGATGAAAGGCGCAAGCCGCGTCATTGCAGTCGATAACCTTTCCTACCGTCTATTCAAAGCGCAGAAGATGAACAACGTTGAAGTCGTAAACTTTGATAATTATG
This region of Jeotgalibacillus malaysiensis genomic DNA includes:
- a CDS encoding histidine kinase; the encoded protein is MAFFLLMALAGIPLFLAISLLFYSRSTNTKAFSVFLLLISFWQMGIAFLYSQDVFSLTVIDSFFRFFRAGPIFLMPVMYILGIIMVKQNPELTGFHKIFKIRGLIVLFVISMTAYVINFTDAGINGYIFVQDGMYSPEHMMPLYGNLNITFMINILLIITNTVLFAFAASRIHNRILRIFYLQIGIGAIFIFLNGVISGFTPLPLYFSSFNSIIIALLLFLAYVRMQSVMLIQANGNLARQRTLLEKIMDINPNYLAVIDQNNQIIRLNDSICRLLSVTKDQLTRQDLSALLAIRELNPEKDRMLTRSGEIRYVKWSFETIELDSQEVYTLFIGVDFTEQKQNEQLLLDSEKSKVVGELAASIAHEIRNPLTTVRGLIQLAKEKTDDPKLENIILDEIDRIVEVLKELLLLARPEAKNEQEGYKEIINVAEELENIHFLYQSVAIRENKFISIENLLTSNGLLDIQKSHFKQIMINFLKNSLEATVPESKIKIKVDSIDGKIRIRIIDNGKGIPKSRLSRIGEPYYTTKEKGTGIGMAVCFKLIKDHHGEIDVNSKVNWGTTITVTFPAVLSSQVTEAI
- a CDS encoding potassium uptake protein KtrB, with the translated sequence MTGLVTVDTGTVFTLFGEAVIMILIQVGGLGFMTFAVLVILFLRKKITLKERLLIQEALSQTSIGGVVRLVLSLFIFSLVIELAGMILLATVWVPEYGWREGLHVSLFHSISAFNNAGFSLWSDNLMGYVGDPVINLVITGLFILGGLGFTVLVDVYKKPQFKKLTLHSKLMIIGTLVINTVALLFIFFSEYGNPATIGGMPLIDQLWASYFQGVTTRTAGFNSLDIGSMEDSSILFMMALMFIGAGSGSTGSGIKLTTAIIILLTFITFLQNKSEVAVFGRTIKNNIVIRAFAITFAGFMTVFVCLLGLTLTDPQLPFLEVAFEVFSAFGTVGLSMGITAELSVPGKLIIIVMMFLGRVGPITLAFSLAVIKPDKVRYAKEDVYTG
- a CDS encoding transposase, whose protein sequence is MVVGIPEASYHYHIKRMHDVNPDQELEDQIRFIFDAHNGNYGYRRVQAALKSDGLIINHKKVQRIMKKLGLKGLKFRRKSRSYSSYKGTVGNVAKNRLNRRFQTAHPLQKLATDITEFKCLGGGKLYLSPILDMHNSEVISFGVSQHPTLDFVMKPLEEALNLVKYAKYRTTIHSDQGWHYQHYTWVKALKGQKVFQSMSRKGNCIDNALMENFFGLLKQEMYYGEKLRTYEELKKDIETYIHYYNHDRIKQKLAGMSPVQYRLHTSQMAA
- a CDS encoding transposase, whose product is MVKYNEKFKLMIVKEYLNGPHGIRILARKHGIQSKTQIFNWVNIYRHFGEEGLKKKKKAFYSVQFKLDVISFMDRTGASQTETALQFRLTNPSLIGEWKKKFLEGGYEALENPRGQSTMSDKKKNGQNETASNQNEASNREKELERENELLRLEVAYLKKLKAFQKDPNNYLEKHKQRYRSNSKKHSD
- a CDS encoding alcohol dehydrogenase — protein: MKAVTFQGTKKMKVKEVPDAKLQERDDILVRITSTAICGSDLHIYQGALPAHKDYVIGHEPMGIVEEAGPDVTSVKKGDRVVIPFNISCGECYFCQNDFESQCDNSNPNPSLDTGGYFGFTERYGNHPGGQAEYLRVPYGNFMPLKIPESVELEDEALLFMSDVLPTALWSVENAGVKKGSTVAVLGCGPIGLMAQKFAWMKGASRVIAVDNLSYRLFKAQKMNNVEVVNFDNYEDAGEHIREITQGGVDIVIDCVGMDGKKSAVEEIGQKLSLTGGTISAIEIGMKAIRKFGTMQLTGVYGSMYHGFPLGNMFERNIEIKMGQAPVVHYMPRLFDMIQNGEFDPTEIVTHRMKMDQAEEAYQIFNDHEDECIKVVLKP